In Lysobacter lycopersici, a genomic segment contains:
- a CDS encoding TetR/AcrR family transcriptional regulator — MSGVQFSTKDRILGAAEELFAQQGFAGTSLREVTGRADVNIAAVNYHFGSKDNLINEVFRRRMDVMSAQRLDALREALETRPGQLEPVLAAFVKPALAMSQDRHGGGAFIRVIARAYAEKNDGLRKFLSDQYGHVLREFAKAIAGCVPELGKEALYWRLDFLSGALTYAMADFGLIKRPSGVTETSHRSHAAEELIRFAAAGLRADPVE; from the coding sequence ATGTCCGGAGTACAGTTCTCGACCAAGGACCGGATCCTCGGCGCCGCCGAGGAATTGTTCGCGCAGCAGGGTTTCGCCGGCACTTCGCTGCGCGAAGTGACCGGCCGCGCCGACGTCAACATCGCCGCGGTCAACTACCACTTCGGCAGCAAGGACAACCTCATCAACGAGGTGTTTCGACGGCGCATGGACGTGATGAGCGCACAGCGCCTCGATGCCCTGCGCGAAGCGCTGGAAACGCGGCCTGGCCAGCTCGAGCCGGTCTTGGCCGCGTTCGTGAAACCGGCACTGGCGATGTCGCAGGACCGCCACGGCGGCGGCGCCTTCATCCGCGTGATCGCTCGCGCCTATGCCGAGAAGAACGACGGTCTGCGCAAGTTCCTCTCCGACCAGTACGGCCACGTGTTGCGCGAATTCGCCAAGGCGATCGCCGGCTGCGTGCCCGAACTCGGCAAGGAGGCGCTGTACTGGCGGCTCGATTTCCTTTCCGGCGCACTCACTTACGCCATGGCGGACTTCGGCCTGATCAAGCGGCCGAGCGGGGTCACCGAAACCTCGCACCGCAGCCATGCCGCCGAGGAACTGATCCGCTTCGCCGCCGCTGGCCTGCGCGCCGATCCGGTCGAATAA
- a CDS encoding 3-hydroxyacyl-CoA dehydrogenase/enoyl-CoA hydratase family protein, protein MSEKLLVRRAAVLGAGVMGAQIAAHLTNAGVDTVLFDLAAKDGDPNGIVLKAIANLGKLSPSPLASKTLAEAIVPANYDSGLELLKGCDLVIEAIAERMDWKQDLYKKIAPFVPTHAVLASNTSGLGINALSDVLPEELRHRFCGVHFFNPPRYMHLAELIPARTTGKAVLEGLETFLTTQLGKGVVYAKDTPNFIGNRIGVFSILATIHHTEQAGLGFDEVDALTGPLIGRPKSATYRTSDVVGLDTMAHVIKTMADTLPDDPWHSYFASPKWLEALIAKGALGQKTGAGIFRKVGKDILVLDLAKQDYRPADRIAAPEVVEILKLKDPAEKFAKLRASEHPQAKFLWALFRDLFHYCAYQLESIAETARDVDFAIRWGYGWTLGPFETWQAAGWKQVAEWIAEDIVAGKAMSSAPLPDWVFDGRDGVHGTEGSYSPTRNAKLPRSSLPVYKRQRFPDPLLGERFDPGETVFENDGIRLWADAGDDIAVVSFKTKMQTVNDQVLDGLQEAIGIAERKFAGLVLWQPKEPFSAGADLAGALGLLQAGNVAGFEAMVANFQATSQRIKYSLVPVVAAVRGLALGGGCEFQMHSAKTVAHLESYIGLVEAGVGLLPAGGGLKELAVRASNAAGANGDVFAELKNVFETVAMGKVSTSAMEAKELGLLRGGDVVSFNAFELLHIARAQARGLAERGYRPPLPARRICVAGDVGIATFRMLLVNMLEGRFISDYDNEIATRIATVLCGGEVDRGAVVDEEWLLELERKHFVELAQQPKTQERIAHMLKTGKPLRN, encoded by the coding sequence ATGTCTGAGAAATTGCTTGTACGCCGTGCCGCGGTGCTCGGCGCCGGGGTGATGGGCGCGCAGATCGCCGCGCACCTGACCAATGCCGGGGTCGATACCGTGCTGTTCGACCTGGCCGCCAAGGACGGCGACCCCAACGGGATCGTGCTCAAGGCCATTGCCAACCTCGGCAAGCTGTCTCCATCCCCGCTGGCCAGCAAGACGCTGGCTGAAGCGATCGTCCCCGCCAATTACGACAGTGGACTGGAACTGCTGAAGGGTTGCGATCTCGTCATCGAGGCCATCGCCGAACGCATGGACTGGAAGCAGGACCTGTACAAGAAGATCGCGCCATTCGTGCCCACGCACGCGGTACTGGCCAGCAACACGTCCGGCTTGGGAATCAATGCCTTGTCGGATGTTCTTCCGGAAGAACTTCGCCACCGCTTCTGTGGCGTGCACTTCTTCAACCCGCCGCGTTACATGCACCTGGCGGAGCTGATCCCGGCCCGCACCACCGGCAAGGCCGTATTGGAGGGGCTGGAAACCTTCCTCACCACCCAGCTCGGCAAGGGCGTGGTGTATGCGAAGGACACCCCGAACTTCATCGGCAACCGGATCGGCGTGTTTTCGATCCTCGCCACCATCCACCACACCGAACAGGCCGGACTCGGTTTCGACGAAGTCGATGCGTTGACCGGCCCACTGATCGGGCGGCCGAAGTCCGCGACCTACCGCACCTCCGACGTGGTCGGGCTGGACACCATGGCGCACGTGATCAAGACCATGGCCGATACGTTGCCCGACGATCCGTGGCACTCGTACTTCGCTTCGCCGAAATGGCTGGAGGCGCTTATCGCCAAGGGCGCGCTCGGGCAAAAGACCGGCGCCGGCATTTTCCGCAAGGTCGGCAAGGACATCCTCGTCCTCGATCTCGCCAAGCAGGACTATCGCCCGGCCGATCGCATCGCTGCGCCGGAAGTGGTCGAGATCCTCAAGCTCAAGGATCCGGCCGAGAAATTCGCCAAGTTGCGCGCCAGCGAACACCCGCAGGCGAAATTCCTCTGGGCGTTGTTCAGGGACTTGTTCCATTACTGCGCCTACCAGCTTGAATCCATTGCGGAAACAGCGCGAGACGTCGACTTCGCGATCCGCTGGGGTTACGGCTGGACGCTGGGCCCGTTCGAAACCTGGCAGGCCGCCGGCTGGAAGCAGGTCGCGGAGTGGATCGCCGAGGACATCGTCGCCGGCAAGGCCATGAGCAGCGCGCCGCTGCCGGACTGGGTGTTCGATGGCCGCGACGGCGTGCACGGCACCGAGGGCAGCTACAGCCCGACACGCAATGCCAAGCTGCCGCGTTCGTCCCTGCCCGTGTACAAGCGCCAGCGCTTCCCCGACCCGCTGCTGGGCGAACGCTTCGACCCGGGCGAGACCGTGTTCGAAAACGATGGCATCCGCCTGTGGGCAGACGCCGGCGACGACATCGCCGTGGTCTCGTTCAAGACCAAGATGCAGACGGTCAACGACCAGGTGCTGGATGGCTTGCAGGAAGCCATCGGCATCGCCGAACGCAAGTTCGCCGGCCTGGTGCTGTGGCAACCGAAGGAACCGTTCTCGGCCGGCGCCGACCTCGCCGGTGCGCTCGGCCTGCTACAGGCCGGCAATGTCGCCGGCTTCGAGGCGATGGTCGCCAACTTCCAGGCTACCAGCCAGCGCATCAAATATTCGCTGGTGCCGGTGGTCGCGGCGGTGCGCGGCCTGGCCTTGGGCGGCGGTTGCGAATTCCAGATGCATAGCGCGAAGACCGTCGCGCACCTCGAGAGCTACATCGGCCTGGTCGAAGCCGGCGTCGGTCTGCTGCCGGCCGGCGGCGGATTGAAGGAACTCGCGGTGCGGGCGTCGAATGCCGCCGGCGCGAACGGCGATGTCTTCGCCGAGCTGAAGAACGTGTTCGAAACCGTGGCGATGGGCAAGGTTTCGACTTCCGCGATGGAGGCGAAGGAACTCGGCCTGCTGCGCGGCGGCGACGTGGTCTCGTTCAACGCCTTCGAACTGCTGCACATCGCCAGGGCGCAAGCCCGCGGCCTCGCCGAACGCGGCTACCGCCCGCCCCTGCCCGCGCGCCGCATCTGCGTCGCCGGCGACGTCGGCATTGCCACCTTCCGCATGCTGCTGGTGAACATGCTCGAAGGCC